The Erythrobacter aurantius genome includes a window with the following:
- a CDS encoding PhzF family phenazine biosynthesis protein → MTQTIPYWHVDAFSSATFGGNQAAVMVLDEWLPDDVLQAIGEENMFAETAFIVKDARGEADWELRWFTPTDEVALCGHATLASGHVVLSDPARFGDSDRVTFRTRKAGVLEVVRMDQGYELALPVTLVEPSSQPELLAAIGFRGEAYLSWHGAEQTAIILMESEDEIRALNPDMEALRQIDLMAICTAPGANYDIVSRVFVPAWGVDEDSVTGSAHAALAPFWAERLGRDTMTAHQASTRGGDLALRLEGSGKDARAWLGGPCVTVVEGVFYLTG, encoded by the coding sequence GGACGAATGGCTGCCCGATGATGTGCTGCAGGCAATCGGGGAGGAGAACATGTTCGCCGAAACCGCCTTCATCGTGAAGGACGCAAGGGGCGAGGCGGATTGGGAGCTGCGCTGGTTTACTCCGACGGACGAGGTCGCGCTGTGCGGCCATGCGACGCTGGCGAGCGGGCATGTGGTGCTGTCAGATCCCGCCCGTTTCGGTGACAGCGATCGCGTCACCTTCCGCACCCGCAAGGCGGGCGTCTTGGAAGTGGTGCGGATGGATCAGGGGTATGAGCTGGCGCTGCCGGTCACTCTGGTGGAGCCGAGCTCGCAGCCCGAACTGCTCGCAGCCATCGGCTTTCGCGGGGAAGCGTATCTGTCATGGCACGGGGCCGAGCAGACCGCGATCATCCTGATGGAGAGCGAGGATGAGATCAGGGCGCTCAACCCCGACATGGAAGCGCTGCGCCAGATCGATCTGATGGCGATCTGCACCGCGCCGGGCGCAAATTATGACATCGTCAGCCGCGTCTTCGTGCCGGCATGGGGCGTGGACGAAGACAGCGTTACGGGATCGGCCCATGCCGCGCTTGCACCCTTCTGGGCGGAGCGGCTAGGGCGCGATACCATGACGGCGCATCAGGCCAGCACACGCGGCGGCGACCTTGCGCTGCGGCTCGAAGGCAGTGGCAAGGATGCGCGCGCCTGGCTTGGCGGGCCGTGCGTGACTGTGGTGGAAGGAGTGTTCTACCTTACCGGGTAA
- a CDS encoding serine hydrolase domain-containing protein — MTYRPLSLIAAAALLPSLVSCGSAPDPALPPLTQEALDAVTEDAGAPKDQLARQVDELFTMEGLGETRAVLVLADGKVAAERYAPGYDADTRFVSWSMAKTVTAVLIGMLVADGLLSVDEPAPVPLWQRQGDPRADITLRHLLQMRSGLRHTEAGDPPYESSEVRMLFLDGRDDMAKWAKEQPLEAEPGERFEYSSNTTVILADIAARALTDSDNPDARRKAVADYLNQRLFAPLGMTSIVPEFDASGTLIGGSLMHATAGDYARFGEFLRRGGQAPDGEQLVPTRWVEAMLEPSPVSQHYGYQIWLNRPEPELEGGHPLFPERAPASMFALIGHMGQYVIVSPQQRVTLVRLGHSDSAERPPMLQQAADVLALYPVR, encoded by the coding sequence ATGACGTATCGCCCGCTGTCCCTTATCGCCGCCGCGGCACTCCTGCCAAGCCTTGTCTCCTGCGGCTCCGCCCCTGACCCCGCCCTTCCGCCGCTGACACAGGAAGCGCTGGATGCAGTGACGGAGGATGCGGGGGCGCCCAAGGATCAGTTGGCACGGCAGGTCGATGAGCTCTTCACGATGGAAGGGCTTGGCGAAACGCGCGCCGTGCTGGTTCTGGCGGATGGCAAGGTCGCTGCCGAACGGTATGCGCCCGGCTATGACGCAGACACCCGCTTCGTCAGCTGGTCGATGGCCAAGACTGTCACTGCCGTACTGATCGGGATGCTGGTGGCTGATGGCTTGCTTAGCGTGGACGAGCCGGCTCCGGTGCCGCTCTGGCAACGGCAGGGCGATCCACGCGCCGACATCACCCTGCGCCACCTGCTGCAGATGCGTTCGGGCCTGCGCCATACCGAGGCGGGCGATCCGCCTTACGAATCCTCGGAAGTGCGGATGCTGTTCCTCGACGGGCGCGATGATATGGCGAAATGGGCGAAGGAGCAGCCGCTTGAAGCCGAACCGGGGGAGCGGTTCGAATACTCGTCCAACACCACCGTGATTCTCGCTGATATCGCAGCGCGCGCATTGACCGACAGCGACAATCCCGATGCCCGGCGCAAAGCCGTGGCGGATTACCTCAACCAGCGGCTGTTCGCGCCGCTCGGCATGACCTCCATCGTGCCTGAATTCGACGCATCGGGCACGCTGATCGGCGGCAGCCTGATGCATGCGACGGCAGGCGATTATGCCCGGTTCGGCGAGTTCCTGCGCCGCGGCGGGCAAGCTCCCGATGGCGAGCAACTGGTGCCCACGCGCTGGGTCGAGGCGATGCTGGAGCCAAGCCCCGTGTCGCAGCACTATGGCTACCAGATCTGGCTCAACCGGCCCGAGCCCGAACTCGAAGGCGGCCACCCGCTGTTCCCTGAACGCGCGCCCGCGAGCATGTTCGCGCTGATCGGGCACATGGGCCAGTATGTGATCGTCTCGCCTCAGCAGCGCGTTACGCTGGTGCGGCTCGGCCATTCGGACAGCGCGGAACGCCCGCCCATGTTGCAACAGGCCGCCGATGTCCTGGCGCTTTACCCGGTAAGGTAG